A DNA window from Gemmatimonadaceae bacterium contains the following coding sequences:
- a CDS encoding MBL fold metallo-hydrolase yields MADASPGRVPSDPSPHVAPDGRFRNPWANAEPPTFRDVLRWRRTRGTGPRPAPVLPSRVPPAIDAPRGAPDTLAATWIGHSTVLLQVGTLNVLTDPMWSRRASPVRWAGPARLTEPGLPLDALPPIDIVLVSHNHYDHLDAASVRALVRRHPAARWFVPLGVARYVRRWGARAVAELDWWHAVDDAGVRIACVPAQHGSGRTPFNRMQSLWCGFTLRAGAHSIYFAGDTAYHPEFGEIARREGPFDLCVLPIGAYEPRWFMRPVHVNPEEAVRAHADIAAVHPDRPPPVALAVHWGAFTLADEPVDEPPRRAQAAWGGSGFDAARLWILSLGETRRVPARGA; encoded by the coding sequence GTGGCTGACGCGTCGCCCGGACGCGTGCCGTCGGACCCATCGCCGCACGTTGCGCCCGACGGCCGCTTCAGAAATCCGTGGGCTAACGCAGAGCCGCCCACCTTCCGCGACGTGCTGCGGTGGCGGCGCACGCGCGGCACGGGACCGCGGCCGGCGCCGGTGCTGCCGAGCCGGGTGCCGCCGGCCATCGACGCGCCGCGCGGCGCGCCGGACACGCTCGCCGCGACCTGGATCGGCCATTCCACCGTACTGCTCCAGGTCGGGACCCTCAACGTGCTCACCGACCCGATGTGGAGCCGGCGCGCGTCGCCGGTGCGCTGGGCCGGCCCGGCGCGCCTAACAGAACCGGGACTGCCGCTCGACGCGCTGCCGCCGATCGACATCGTCCTCGTCTCGCACAACCACTACGACCACCTCGACGCCGCCTCGGTGCGCGCCCTCGTGCGCCGCCACCCCGCCGCCCGCTGGTTCGTGCCCCTCGGCGTCGCGCGATACGTTAGGCGCTGGGGGGCGCGCGCGGTCGCCGAGCTGGACTGGTGGCACGCCGTCGATGACGCCGGCGTGCGCATCGCGTGCGTGCCCGCGCAGCACGGCAGCGGACGGACGCCGTTCAATCGCATGCAATCGCTGTGGTGTGGCTTCACGCTCCGGGCCGGCGCGCATTCGATCTACTTTGCCGGCGACACCGCGTACCATCCGGAGTTCGGCGAGATCGCGCGGCGCGAAGGGCCCTTCGACCTGTGCGTCCTGCCGATCGGGGCGTACGAGCCTCGCTGGTTCATGCGGCCCGTGCACGTGAACCCGGAAGAAGCCGTTCGCGCGCACGCCGACATTGCAGCGGTGCATCCGGACCGCCCGCCGCCCGTCGCGCTCGCCGTGCACTGGGGCGCCTTCACGCTCGCCGATGAACCAGTCGACGAACCGCCCCGGCGCGCGCAAGCGGCCTGGGGCGGTTCGGGATTCGATGCTGCACGCCTCTGGATCCTGTCGTTAGGCGAGACCAGGCGCGTCCCGGCTCGCGGCGCGTGA
- the ligD gene encoding non-homologous end-joining DNA ligase codes for MPARRSRTVRTRVPTRRLPRRSAPNADIISALERIEKAGGAAVVEAAAHKSIEVSHLDKVFFPDAGVTKGDVMRYYVRVAKYILPAIADRPLVLKRTPDGVNGELFFQQNAPDDAPEAVRVDNVAAQGEPQCRFVGGDLPTLLHLVQLGCISLDPWMSRIGSLDHPDYAIIDLDPGPGASFKVVVRVALWVREVLDELGLRAVPKTSGSRGIHIAIPLPRSTSYQDSIATAKAAAARVVDLHPRQATVERALENRPHGTVYVDCLQNSRGKSVAAAYSVRAKPDATVSAPLTWDEVVESLDPHEFTSRTMPARVEQHGDLWREGLKHGNSASVVRAIATPGGKPRAPAGKK; via the coding sequence ATGCCTGCTCGCCGTTCCCGCACGGTTCGAACGCGCGTCCCGACGCGTCGACTGCCTCGACGATCGGCGCCCAACGCGGACATCATCTCCGCGCTCGAGCGCATAGAAAAAGCCGGCGGCGCCGCGGTAGTGGAAGCAGCCGCACACAAGTCCATCGAGGTTTCGCACCTCGACAAAGTGTTCTTCCCGGATGCGGGGGTGACCAAGGGCGACGTGATGCGGTACTACGTTCGCGTCGCCAAGTACATCCTGCCCGCGATTGCCGACCGTCCACTCGTCCTCAAACGAACACCCGATGGCGTGAACGGCGAATTGTTCTTCCAGCAGAACGCGCCGGACGATGCGCCGGAGGCCGTTCGGGTCGACAACGTCGCGGCTCAAGGCGAACCGCAATGCCGCTTTGTCGGCGGCGATCTGCCGACGCTCCTGCACCTCGTGCAGCTCGGCTGCATCTCGCTCGACCCCTGGATGTCGCGCATTGGCAGCCTGGATCACCCCGACTACGCGATCATCGATCTCGACCCGGGACCGGGGGCTTCGTTCAAGGTGGTCGTACGCGTCGCGCTGTGGGTTCGCGAGGTGCTCGATGAGCTTGGTCTCCGCGCCGTCCCGAAGACCTCGGGATCGCGCGGCATCCATATCGCGATCCCGCTGCCGCGTTCGACGTCGTACCAGGATTCGATCGCGACCGCGAAAGCAGCAGCTGCGCGCGTCGTGGATCTGCACCCGCGTCAGGCAACCGTGGAGCGGGCTCTCGAGAACCGGCCGCACGGTACGGTGTATGTGGACTGTTTACAGAACTCACGCGGGAAGAGCGTGGCGGCGGCGTACTCGGTGCGCGCGAAACCGGATGCCACGGTGTCGGCGCCGCTTACCTGGGACGAAGTCGTGGAATCGCTCGACCCGCACGAGTTCACCTCGCGCACGATGCCGGCGCGTGTCGAGCAGCACGGCGATCTCTGGCGCGAGGGACTCAAGCATGGGAACTCTGCGAGCGTCGTTCGCGCTATTGCGACACCGGGCGGCAAGCCGCGCGCCCCGGCCGGGAAAAAGTAA
- a CDS encoding [Fe-Fe] hydrogenase large subunit C-terminal domain-containing protein — translation MSRRQASEASPASVVILGADAVLAALPATSVQLAHACRALGYDLAFPATWGDELVAEGCLRFLEAHKLDAAILSSCPHVVDRLTRAGSELLPHMIALAAPPVAAARYLRAAFAHRDLRITYVGACPAADDPSIDARLEPSEFLDALGERGIVLADLPEFFDAVLPPDRRRYWSLPGGAPSADRLAAQDPRRALVELDGEEFLVDLAQRLLTRQHALIDVSLAAGCACAGLVRGARATLIALEPPRAAGPVLDPGITVDLRPPDTTPQVIEAGRAEVEPPEHSAMPNAARAATVAAPPAIRDAGARAIPRAFAAHRALAKRRERAPLVYPPTTYSTRPRPRTPTGPVIPLSTDRPGFAPPPLVPAPPPLPGKMRTAPPDHSPASPTVC, via the coding sequence ATGTCGCGCCGCCAAGCCTCCGAAGCCAGCCCCGCATCGGTTGTGATCCTCGGCGCCGACGCCGTGCTCGCGGCGCTGCCGGCGACATCGGTCCAGTTAGCACACGCCTGCCGCGCGTTAGGCTACGACCTGGCCTTTCCGGCCACCTGGGGCGACGAGCTGGTGGCCGAGGGCTGCCTCAGGTTCCTCGAAGCGCACAAGCTCGATGCCGCCATCCTGTCGTCGTGCCCGCACGTGGTCGATCGCCTAACGCGCGCCGGATCGGAGCTCCTCCCGCACATGATCGCGCTGGCCGCGCCGCCGGTCGCCGCGGCACGATATCTCCGCGCGGCGTTCGCCCATCGCGACCTCCGCATCACGTACGTCGGCGCGTGTCCCGCCGCCGATGATCCGAGCATCGACGCGCGCCTCGAGCCATCCGAGTTCCTCGACGCGTTAGGCGAGCGCGGCATCGTGCTCGCCGACTTGCCGGAGTTCTTCGACGCCGTCCTTCCGCCCGATCGACGGCGCTACTGGTCGCTGCCCGGCGGCGCGCCGTCGGCCGACCGCCTCGCCGCGCAGGACCCGCGCCGCGCGCTCGTCGAGCTCGATGGCGAGGAGTTTCTCGTCGATCTCGCGCAGCGTCTCCTGACGCGCCAGCACGCACTCATCGACGTGTCGCTCGCGGCCGGCTGTGCCTGCGCGGGTTTGGTGCGCGGCGCGCGCGCCACGCTCATCGCGCTCGAGCCGCCGCGCGCTGCCGGGCCGGTGCTCGACCCGGGCATCACAGTCGATCTCCGGCCTCCGGACACCACCCCGCAGGTGATCGAAGCCGGGCGTGCGGAGGTCGAGCCGCCGGAACACTCCGCGATGCCTAACGCAGCACGCGCCGCCACCGTCGCGGCACCGCCCGCGATTCGTGACGCCGGCGCCCGCGCGATTCCGCGGGCTTTCGCCGCGCACCGCGCGCTCGCCAAACGCCGCGAGCGAGCGCCGCTCGTCTATCCGCCGACTACCTACTCCACGCGGCCGCGGCCCAGGACGCCGACCGGGCCCGTCATCCCGCTCTCGACCGACCGGCCTGGGTTTGCGCCCCCGCCGCTCGTGCCCGCACCGCCGCCACTTCCCGGCAAGATGCGGACGGCGCCGCCGGATCACTCACCCGCGTCACCCACCGTCTGCTGA
- a CDS encoding glycoside hydrolase family 3 N-terminal domain-containing protein, translating to MTCALAHMTLRDQVAQMVWPQLYGDYVAGDAPAWRRLSSLVREQHVGGLIMSIGSPLEIAAKLNALQSMSDLPLLVSADLEAGAGFRARGGYFLPNAIDLGGAVWFPPEMALGATGDTTLAREQGRATATEGRAIGITIDFSPVLDVNNNPANPVINTRSFGEVPESVAAMGVAYMHGIEAGGMIPTGKHFPGHGDTGVNSHLALPVVNASRARLDTVELVPFRAAIDAGVGAIMTFHGAMPSLDASGVPGTLSPLVLTGLLRDQLHFKGLIVTDAMDMRGVLDLFGAPEAMQRAVAAGADVLLMPADVPHAIDAVVQGVESGRYTAARITESARRILALKWRLGLERARLVNLDSARAVVGDSAHQALAAQIAERSITLVKDSLGQVPLGRLSRGARVLSITYAHRSDLGAGVTFDAELRRTFPSLRTEYVNADEASPDYWHLLSVADSADVVVVSSYLAAGSTVSDLSAPQGFVQFVNELVQRGAHPVVVALGNPYLLQQVSEVPAYLIAWSGAPVSQRAAARALIGAAPISGRLPISIPPLASVGAGLARGIVTATTSATAP from the coding sequence GTGACCTGCGCGCTCGCGCACATGACGCTGCGCGACCAGGTCGCGCAGATGGTGTGGCCGCAGTTGTATGGCGACTACGTGGCGGGCGACGCGCCTGCCTGGCGACGGCTGAGCAGCTTGGTGCGCGAGCAGCACGTGGGCGGCCTGATCATGTCGATCGGCTCGCCGCTCGAGATTGCCGCCAAGCTCAATGCCCTGCAATCGATGAGCGATCTGCCGCTGCTGGTGAGCGCGGACCTCGAGGCTGGCGCCGGCTTCCGGGCGCGGGGCGGCTATTTCCTGCCTAACGCAATCGATCTGGGCGGCGCGGTCTGGTTTCCTCCGGAGATGGCGTTGGGCGCGACCGGCGACACGACGCTGGCGCGCGAGCAAGGCCGCGCGACCGCCACGGAAGGGCGCGCGATCGGCATCACAATCGATTTCTCGCCGGTGCTCGACGTGAACAACAATCCGGCGAACCCGGTCATCAACACACGCTCGTTCGGCGAAGTGCCGGAATCCGTGGCGGCGATGGGCGTCGCGTACATGCACGGCATCGAGGCCGGCGGGATGATTCCGACCGGCAAGCACTTTCCCGGACACGGCGACACCGGGGTCAACTCACATCTTGCGCTGCCGGTCGTGAACGCGTCGCGCGCGCGGCTCGACACGGTCGAGTTGGTGCCGTTTCGCGCGGCGATCGACGCCGGTGTGGGCGCGATCATGACGTTCCACGGCGCGATGCCGTCGCTCGACGCCAGCGGCGTACCTGGGACGCTGTCGCCGCTCGTGCTCACTGGGTTGCTTCGCGACCAGCTCCACTTCAAGGGACTGATCGTGACCGACGCGATGGACATGCGCGGTGTGCTGGACTTGTTCGGAGCGCCGGAGGCGATGCAGCGTGCGGTGGCGGCGGGCGCCGACGTGCTGCTCATGCCGGCTGACGTGCCGCATGCGATCGATGCGGTCGTGCAGGGCGTGGAGAGCGGCCGATACACGGCGGCGCGGATTACGGAATCGGCACGGCGGATTCTGGCGCTCAAGTGGCGCCTCGGGCTCGAGCGCGCTCGACTGGTGAATCTGGACAGCGCCCGCGCGGTCGTCGGCGACTCGGCCCACCAGGCGCTGGCGGCGCAGATCGCCGAGCGGTCGATCACGCTGGTGAAGGATTCCCTTGGCCAGGTGCCGTTAGGCAGGCTCTCGCGCGGCGCCCGCGTGTTGTCGATCACGTACGCGCATCGCAGCGATCTGGGCGCCGGCGTCACGTTCGACGCGGAGCTGCGGAGGACATTTCCGTCGCTGCGGACCGAGTACGTGAATGCGGACGAGGCGTCCCCGGATTACTGGCATCTGCTGTCGGTGGCGGATTCGGCGGATGTGGTGGTCGTGAGCTCGTATCTGGCGGCGGGGTCCACGGTGTCGGACCTTTCGGCGCCGCAGGGATTCGTGCAGTTCGTGAACGAGCTGGTGCAGCGCGGTGCGCATCCTGTAGTGGTAGCGCTTGGCAACCCGTATTTGTTGCAGCAAGTGAGCGAGGTACCGGCGTATCTCATCGCGTGGAGTGGCGCGCCAGTGTCGCAGCGGGCTGCCGCGCGGGCATTGATAGGAGCGGCGCCGATCAGCGGTCGACTTCCGATCAGCATTCCGCCACTCGCATCCGTCGGCGCCGGTTTGGCCCGAGGGATTGTTACTGCAACGACATCGGCGACTGCGCCGTAA
- a CDS encoding aldo/keto reductase, with the protein MTKSPRRPAPSRPPGAAIAGRATAAGTSRFAERHTARFAADYFRPFTAAQLRVSSIGLGTYLGDCTADDDRDYAESAHVAIASGVSLIDTAINYRCQRSERAVSRALSRAVREDTTARDEIVVCTKGGYIPLDDVPPPSREEYQAYVEREYFATGLARPEDVVGGAHCIAPTFLAAQIERSRTNLGVDTIDLYYVHNPEQQLDAITAAELATRLRAAFEMLEQQCDAGAIGAYGCATWNGLRAAPGSRGHLNLADLVSIARDICGDRHHFAAVQLPLNLALTEAVRLPTQQLGAHTVPVLEAAAELGVAVIASASLLQGKLAHHLPATVHEALPGFSTDAQRAIGFVRSLPMVTAALVGTKSVRHLHENLAAARRG; encoded by the coding sequence GTGACCAAAAGCCCGCGCCGACCGGCGCCTTCGCGCCCGCCGGGCGCTGCCATCGCGGGGCGCGCGACCGCAGCCGGCACGTCGCGATTCGCCGAACGTCACACAGCGCGGTTCGCGGCCGACTACTTCCGCCCGTTCACCGCCGCCCAACTCCGCGTCTCCTCCATCGGGCTCGGCACCTACCTCGGCGACTGCACCGCAGACGACGATCGCGACTACGCCGAATCGGCGCACGTCGCCATCGCGTCCGGCGTGTCGCTCATCGACACGGCCATCAACTACCGCTGCCAGCGATCCGAGCGCGCCGTGAGTCGCGCGCTTTCGCGTGCTGTTCGGGAAGACACTACTGCGCGCGACGAAATCGTCGTGTGCACCAAGGGCGGCTACATTCCGCTGGACGACGTGCCCCCGCCCAGCCGCGAGGAATATCAGGCGTACGTCGAGCGCGAGTACTTCGCCACCGGCCTGGCGCGCCCCGAAGATGTCGTCGGCGGCGCCCACTGCATCGCGCCGACGTTTCTCGCCGCACAGATCGAGCGCAGCCGCACGAACCTCGGCGTCGACACGATCGATCTGTACTACGTGCACAATCCGGAACAGCAGCTCGACGCAATCACCGCCGCCGAACTGGCGACGCGTCTTCGTGCGGCGTTCGAGATGCTTGAACAGCAGTGCGACGCGGGCGCGATCGGCGCCTATGGCTGCGCCACCTGGAACGGCCTGCGTGCGGCGCCCGGTTCGCGCGGACACCTCAATCTCGCCGACCTCGTGTCCATCGCCCGCGACATCTGCGGCGACCGCCACCACTTCGCCGCCGTCCAGCTTCCGCTCAACCTCGCGCTCACCGAAGCGGTGCGGCTGCCGACGCAACAGTTAGGCGCGCATACCGTGCCGGTATTGGAGGCGGCCGCGGAGTTGGGCGTGGCCGTCATCGCCAGCGCGTCGCTCCTGCAGGGCAAGCTCGCGCACCATTTGCCGGCTACGGTGCACGAGGCGCTGCCCGGATTTTCGACCGACGCCCAGCGAGCCATCGGGTTCGTGCGCTCGCTGCCCATGGTCACGGCAGCGCTCGTCGGGACGAAGTCGGTTCGTCACCTGCACGAGAATCTCGCTGCCGCACGACGTGGCTGA
- a CDS encoding NUDIX domain-containing protein, protein MPERAASSGRASTRRPALSVDIVSLTPHGRRLTALLVRADDPREKERWSLPHDAPRRDETIDEAAVRIERAALGAQPGLLEQIAAFGDRRRHPSNALVSIGYVALVASGSGGPAGDQAAWYPVDEMPAIAPRQRSIVEAAMQAIRARLDQSPIAFRLLPSTFTLSQLQEIYELLLGRRLHKASFRRALHTSWLVEPTDEWRSEGRGRPAQLFRYAPRRRRGSRRGVRFEGVSGSLGG, encoded by the coding sequence ATGCCTGAACGTGCCGCTTCGTCTGGCCGGGCCTCGACGCGCCGGCCGGCTCTGTCCGTAGACATCGTGTCGTTGACGCCGCATGGGCGGCGTCTGACCGCGCTGCTCGTGCGCGCCGACGATCCGCGGGAGAAGGAACGGTGGTCGCTGCCGCACGATGCGCCACGGCGCGACGAGACCATCGACGAGGCTGCGGTGCGGATCGAGCGCGCGGCGCTCGGCGCGCAGCCCGGACTGCTCGAGCAGATCGCTGCGTTCGGGGATCGGCGGCGGCATCCGTCGAACGCGCTTGTCTCGATCGGGTATGTCGCGCTGGTCGCGAGCGGGAGCGGCGGGCCGGCTGGAGACCAGGCGGCTTGGTACCCGGTGGATGAGATGCCGGCGATCGCGCCGAGGCAGCGTTCGATTGTGGAAGCCGCAATGCAGGCGATTCGCGCGCGTCTCGATCAGTCTCCGATCGCCTTCCGACTGCTTCCGTCGACGTTCACGTTGAGCCAACTGCAGGAGATTTACGAGCTGCTGTTGGGCCGCCGGTTGCACAAGGCGAGCTTCCGGCGAGCGCTCCACACGTCGTGGTTGGTCGAGCCAACCGACGAGTGGCGCAGCGAGGGTCGCGGGCGTCCGGCGCAACTTTTCCGATATGCGCCTCGCAGGCGGCGCGGGAGCCGGCGCGGGGTGCGGTTCGAAGGTGTGAGCGGGTCGCTCGGCGGTTGA
- a CDS encoding cold-shock protein, whose protein sequence is MSRITGTVKWFNDAKGYGFISREGGPDVFVHFSAIQGNGFKSLAEGDQVEFEIVQGQKGPQAAEVQKL, encoded by the coding sequence ATGTCTCGCATTACGGGCACCGTGAAGTGGTTCAACGACGCAAAAGGGTACGGCTTCATCTCACGTGAAGGCGGCCCCGATGTGTTCGTCCATTTCAGCGCGATCCAGGGCAACGGCTTCAAGTCGCTGGCTGAAGGCGACCAGGTCGAGTTCGAAATCGTGCAAGGCCAGAAGGGCCCCCAGGCAGCTGAGGTGCAGAAGCTCTGA
- a CDS encoding fatty acid desaturase, with protein sequence MTLFLHRSQTHRGVTFSKVAEVPMRIWLWLSTSIVTKEWVACHRKHHAFADREGDPHSPLLEGLRNIIIKGAFYYRTAVKQPGMLEKYGKGTTNDWLERHVLARLPWLGIVLMLGIDIYLFGFFIGPLVWGVQMLWIPFWAAGIINGVGHALGYRNFNVKDESRNISPIAIWLGGEELHNNHHADPHSAKFKARWYEFDVGWAYIRVLQALRLAKVTYART encoded by the coding sequence GTGACTCTCTTTCTGCACCGTTCGCAGACGCATCGCGGCGTGACGTTCAGCAAGGTCGCTGAAGTGCCCATGCGAATCTGGCTGTGGCTTTCGACGTCGATCGTGACGAAGGAGTGGGTCGCTTGCCATCGCAAGCACCACGCATTCGCCGATCGCGAAGGCGATCCCCACAGTCCGCTGCTCGAAGGACTGCGCAATATCATCATCAAGGGCGCCTTTTACTATCGGACGGCCGTCAAACAGCCCGGGATGCTCGAGAAGTACGGCAAGGGCACGACCAACGACTGGCTCGAGCGGCACGTGCTCGCGCGGCTCCCGTGGTTGGGCATCGTGTTGATGCTCGGCATCGATATCTATCTGTTCGGATTCTTCATTGGACCGTTGGTGTGGGGCGTCCAGATGCTGTGGATTCCGTTCTGGGCGGCAGGCATCATCAATGGCGTCGGTCACGCGTTGGGCTATCGCAACTTCAACGTGAAGGACGAGAGCCGAAACATCTCGCCGATCGCCATCTGGTTGGGCGGCGAAGAGCTGCACAACAACCACCACGCGGATCCGCATTCGGCGAAGTTCAAGGCGCGGTGGTACGAGTTCGACGTGGGCTGGGCATATATTCGCGTGCTCCAGGCGCTGCGGCTGGCGAAAGTCACGTACGCGCGCACCTAG
- a CDS encoding Crp/Fnr family transcriptional regulator yields the protein MKEITRLSREQREAIAKYGARTFWPAGFAIYEQGALADGVFIVVRGQVALRNPVASGRSFVPWVATPGETFGGEGLESDAHYASQARAEDETETLHLSTARFSALMREQPVHALALVRQLMAERTEILDKFGQYATLTVEQRLVAALVRMAQSRDTPVDAIAQESIVVSRRLLGELVGATRESISLVLGRLSSEGLIQRAGNGLVIADLDGLVGRMSRQGAVRSTIALYDERAASGADIRE from the coding sequence ATGAAAGAAATCACACGTTTGTCGCGTGAGCAACGGGAAGCGATCGCCAAGTACGGCGCTCGCACGTTTTGGCCCGCTGGGTTCGCGATCTACGAGCAGGGGGCGTTGGCGGACGGCGTATTCATCGTCGTGCGCGGCCAGGTTGCGCTCAGAAATCCGGTGGCGTCTGGTCGGAGCTTCGTGCCGTGGGTGGCGACACCGGGCGAGACGTTCGGTGGCGAAGGGTTGGAGTCGGACGCGCACTACGCGAGTCAAGCGCGTGCGGAAGACGAGACGGAGACGTTGCACCTGAGCACCGCGCGGTTCAGCGCGCTCATGCGCGAGCAGCCGGTGCATGCGTTAGCTCTGGTGCGACAGTTGATGGCCGAGCGCACCGAGATCCTCGACAAATTCGGCCAGTATGCGACGCTGACGGTGGAGCAGCGTCTGGTTGCCGCGCTGGTGCGTATGGCACAGAGCCGCGACACGCCGGTGGACGCGATCGCGCAGGAGAGCATCGTCGTGTCGCGGCGTCTGTTGGGCGAGCTGGTCGGCGCGACGCGCGAATCGATCTCGCTGGTGTTAGGCAGGCTGTCGTCTGAAGGGCTCATCCAGCGGGCGGGGAACGGTCTGGTGATCGCCGATCTGGACGGGCTCGTGGGCCGGATGTCGCGGCAGGGCGCCGTCCGTTCGACGATCGCGCTCTACGATGAACGCGCAGCCAGCGGGGCGGACATCAGGGAGTGA
- a CDS encoding oxidative damage protection protein has protein sequence MDITCTRCGSTRAGGGFERPPFPGAIGTRIQAEICTECWAQWLKQQTMLINHYGLNLMDPQARTFLTRNMEGFLFKSGAQQSVDTSKQGTIAW, from the coding sequence ATGGACATCACGTGCACCCGCTGTGGCAGCACGCGCGCGGGGGGCGGTTTCGAGCGTCCGCCGTTCCCGGGCGCCATCGGCACGCGCATTCAGGCTGAGATCTGCACCGAATGTTGGGCGCAATGGCTGAAGCAGCAGACCATGCTGATCAACCACTACGGATTGAATCTCATGGATCCGCAGGCTCGCACCTTCCTGACGCGCAACATGGAAGGTTTTCTGTTCAAAAGCGGCGCGCAGCAGTCCGTGGACACGAGCAAGCAAGGAACGATCGCTTGGTGA
- a CDS encoding alpha/beta fold hydrolase has protein sequence MIPYVLLAIVILAALARAASRRRVERAVAARLPLGAGGIIPGAGPIDLPVPGARDAVLLIHGFGDSPDTLRFLAADLHARGFPVYAPLLPGHGRTLEAFRTSAGGSWLNAARDAYANVASRYERIGVVGLSMGGALAVLVVADQPQVGAVALLAPYIIPPRSLRWFARGAAAAGVVMPYVGRGVSNPRSIRDPDERAHSLGYGASTPRLLAELEALATEARGALGRLRAPTLYVQSREDNRLTQAAAEATFAAIGAPVKRLEWVTGSGHVITVDYARGRVGELVTSWMAGYLRAGSSAELRS, from the coding sequence GTGATCCCGTACGTCCTGCTCGCGATCGTGATCCTGGCCGCCCTTGCGCGCGCTGCGTCGCGGCGGCGTGTCGAGCGCGCGGTGGCCGCGCGGCTTCCGTTAGGCGCTGGCGGAATCATTCCCGGCGCGGGCCCGATCGACCTGCCGGTGCCCGGTGCGCGCGACGCGGTGCTCCTCATTCACGGCTTCGGCGATTCGCCGGACACGCTGCGCTTTCTCGCCGCCGATCTCCACGCCCGCGGGTTCCCGGTGTATGCGCCGCTCCTCCCGGGACACGGCCGCACGCTGGAAGCGTTCAGAACCTCGGCCGGTGGATCCTGGCTGAACGCGGCCCGCGACGCGTATGCGAACGTCGCGTCGCGGTACGAGCGGATCGGCGTCGTGGGGCTCTCCATGGGCGGCGCGCTCGCGGTGCTCGTCGTGGCGGACCAGCCGCAGGTGGGGGCCGTGGCGCTGCTCGCGCCGTACATCATCCCGCCGCGCAGCCTCCGATGGTTCGCGCGCGGGGCGGCGGCGGCCGGTGTGGTGATGCCCTACGTGGGCCGCGGCGTGAGCAACCCGCGGTCGATTCGCGATCCGGACGAGCGCGCGCATTCGTTAGGCTACGGCGCGTCCACGCCCCGGCTGCTGGCCGAGCTCGAGGCGCTGGCGACGGAAGCGCGCGGCGCGCTGGGCCGGCTGCGGGCGCCGACGCTCTACGTCCAATCGCGCGAGGACAATCGCCTAACGCAGGCCGCGGCCGAGGCCACCTTCGCCGCGATCGGCGCTCCGGTAAAGCGCCTGGAGTGGGTGACCGGCAGCGGCCACGTGATCACCGTCGATTACGCCCGCGGGCGCGTCGGCGAGCTGGTGACGTCGTGGATGGCCGGGTATCTGCGCGCAGGGTCCAGCGCGGAGCTGCGGTCCTAA